Proteins from a single region of Hermetia illucens chromosome 3, iHerIll2.2.curated.20191125, whole genome shotgun sequence:
- the LOC119652480 gene encoding sodium-independent sulfate anion transporter-like isoform X1: protein MPSSRDKGDKGGNSEKVICEMDPSRNTEGVELQPCGVDNKCFVPEAEELKQLTKIAPIKDDPNRITSLQKPKRYPWIVEKIYILTWIRDYNREQAVSDLIAGITLGLTIIPQSLAYAALAGLPSQYGLYAAFMGSLIYVFFGTVKEVSIGPTSLMSLLILQYTFHKPPEFAVVLGFMAGLMELLMGLLKLGFIVDFISAPVTSAFTSATAIIIIGSQLKNLLGIKYESKGFFDSIVELCKRIGRTSLGDSTLGLIVILFLLGLRQITRIPINTDNKRGKLIKRAIWYLSISRNALAVLITSVVAYNWAAHPHIKLPFVLSAHVEPGIPSFNLPPFHFTHGNTTYTFFHIIGELGSGIFVIPVVAVLANVAIAKAFATSGVNATQEMLALGLCNLIGSFFKSSPTCGAFTRSAVSQASGVRTPLAGVYSGTMVLLALSLLTPYFHFIPKSTLAAVLICAVIFMIDLQIVCKLWRESKRDLIGWFACIIPCLVLGVEIGLLCGVIVNVFHLVLQWSRPKIEVRLEETENMQYIYVFTEAGIYFSGIDFLREKILDACNAANFKIPVVLDCKKVSGLDFTAIRGLHILAEDLHKKDVLLIFTNMEDTLQNNIDTAKHVSICTKEFPLKEILIQENIQKGRYSFHLGYTSVEPEVKVES, encoded by the exons ATGCCATCGAGCAGGGATAAAGGTGATAAAGGAGGAAACAGTGAAAAAGTTATTTGTGAAATGGATCCTTCACGAAATACGGAAGGTGTTGAGTTGCAACCCTGCGGAGTGGATAATAAGTGTTTTG TGCCTGAAGCCGAGGAATTAAAACAACTCACAAAAATTGCACCGATCAAAGATGACCCCAACCGCATTACGTCACTTCAAAAACCTAAAAGGTATCCATGGATAGTGGAGAAAATCTATATCTTAACATGGATTAGGGATTATAACAGAGAACAAGCTGTTTCTGATTTAATAGCAGGAATAACGCTCGGTTTAACCATAATTCCCCAAAGTTTAGCATATGCTGCCTTAGCAGGACTTCCTTCCCAATATGGTTTATATGCGGCATTTATGG GATCTTTAATTTACGTGTTCTTCGGTACAGTGAAGGAAGTATCCATTGGACCTACGAGTTTAATGTCGCTTCTAATCCTTCAGTACACATTCCATAAACCGCCTGAGTTTGCTGTCGTGCTGGGATTCATGGCTGGTTTGATGGAGCTGTTGATGGGGCTACTTAAATTAG GATTCATTGTGGACTTCATATCAGCTCCGGTTACAAGTGCTTTCACCTCAGCAACTGCAATAATTATCATTGGATCGCAGCTTAAAAATCTCCTGGGGATAAAATATGAGTCAAAAGGGTTTTTTGATTCAATTGTTGAACTTTGCAAGAGGATTGGACGCACTTCGCTTGGCGATAGTACCCTAGGCCTAATTGTCATTCTGTTTCTTCTGGGTTTAAGG CAAATTACCAGGATTCCAATTAACACAGACAATAAACGAGGAAAGTTAATCAAGCGGGCTATTTGGTACTTGAGTATTTCACGGAACGCCTTGGCGGTTTTGATTACCTCAGTCGTTGCTTACAATTGGGCAGCTCACCCCCACATCAAACTGCCGTTTGTCTTGTCAGCGCATGTGGAACCAGGCATACCCAGTTTTAATCTACCACCATTCCATTTTACTCATGGGAATACGACATATACCTTCTTCCATATTATCGGAGAACTAGGGTCTGGTATTTTTGTAATACCAGTTGTTGCAGTTCTGGCTAATGTTGCAATTGCTAAAGCATTTG CTACTAGCGGAGTTAATGCCACTCAGGAAATGTTAGCTTTAGGATTGTGTAACTTGATTGGCTCCTTCTTCAAATCATCCCCAACTTGTGGAGCTTTTACTAGGTCAGCTGTTAGTCAAGCTAGTGGTGTACGTACCCCACTAGCAGGAGTCTATTCAG GAACAATGGTGTTACTTGCTCTCAGTTTGCTGACGCCTTACTTCCatttcattccaaagtcaaccTTAGCAGCAGTTTTGATATGTGCAGTCATATTCATG ATCGACCTTCAAATAGTTTGTAAATTATGGCGTGAAAGTAAGAGGGACTTAATTGGGTGGTTCGCATGTATCATACCTTGTTTGGTGCTAGGTGTCGAGATTGGACTACTCTGCGGTGTCATAGTTAACGTTTTCCACCTAGTGCTGCAATGGTCAAGACCAAAAATCGAAGTTCGACTAGAAGAG ACCGAAAATATGCAATATATTTATGTTTTCACCGAAGCGGGCATCTACTTCTCAGGCATAGACTTCTTACGTGAAAAAATTCTCGACGCATGCAACGCAGCTAATTTCAAAATTCCCGTCGTCCTTGATTGTAAGAAAGTTTCAGGGCTTGATTTTACGGCCATTCGCGGTCTTCATATTCTGGCAGAAGATCTACATAAAAAAGATGTCCTGTTGATTTTTACTAATATGGAGGATACCTTACAAAACAATATTGATACCGCAAAACATGTGTCAATCTGCACCAAGGAATTTCCCTTGAAAGAAATTCTCATCCAGGAAAATATACAGAAAGGACGGTATAGTTTCCATTTGGGATACACAAGCGTAGAACCAGAGGTTAAAGTGGAAAGTTGA
- the LOC119652480 gene encoding sodium-independent sulfate anion transporter-like isoform X2 — translation MPEAEELKQLTKIAPIKDDPNRITSLQKPKRYPWIVEKIYILTWIRDYNREQAVSDLIAGITLGLTIIPQSLAYAALAGLPSQYGLYAAFMGSLIYVFFGTVKEVSIGPTSLMSLLILQYTFHKPPEFAVVLGFMAGLMELLMGLLKLGFIVDFISAPVTSAFTSATAIIIIGSQLKNLLGIKYESKGFFDSIVELCKRIGRTSLGDSTLGLIVILFLLGLRQITRIPINTDNKRGKLIKRAIWYLSISRNALAVLITSVVAYNWAAHPHIKLPFVLSAHVEPGIPSFNLPPFHFTHGNTTYTFFHIIGELGSGIFVIPVVAVLANVAIAKAFATSGVNATQEMLALGLCNLIGSFFKSSPTCGAFTRSAVSQASGVRTPLAGVYSGTMVLLALSLLTPYFHFIPKSTLAAVLICAVIFMIDLQIVCKLWRESKRDLIGWFACIIPCLVLGVEIGLLCGVIVNVFHLVLQWSRPKIEVRLEETENMQYIYVFTEAGIYFSGIDFLREKILDACNAANFKIPVVLDCKKVSGLDFTAIRGLHILAEDLHKKDVLLIFTNMEDTLQNNIDTAKHVSICTKEFPLKEILIQENIQKGRYSFHLGYTSVEPEVKVES, via the exons A TGCCTGAAGCCGAGGAATTAAAACAACTCACAAAAATTGCACCGATCAAAGATGACCCCAACCGCATTACGTCACTTCAAAAACCTAAAAGGTATCCATGGATAGTGGAGAAAATCTATATCTTAACATGGATTAGGGATTATAACAGAGAACAAGCTGTTTCTGATTTAATAGCAGGAATAACGCTCGGTTTAACCATAATTCCCCAAAGTTTAGCATATGCTGCCTTAGCAGGACTTCCTTCCCAATATGGTTTATATGCGGCATTTATGG GATCTTTAATTTACGTGTTCTTCGGTACAGTGAAGGAAGTATCCATTGGACCTACGAGTTTAATGTCGCTTCTAATCCTTCAGTACACATTCCATAAACCGCCTGAGTTTGCTGTCGTGCTGGGATTCATGGCTGGTTTGATGGAGCTGTTGATGGGGCTACTTAAATTAG GATTCATTGTGGACTTCATATCAGCTCCGGTTACAAGTGCTTTCACCTCAGCAACTGCAATAATTATCATTGGATCGCAGCTTAAAAATCTCCTGGGGATAAAATATGAGTCAAAAGGGTTTTTTGATTCAATTGTTGAACTTTGCAAGAGGATTGGACGCACTTCGCTTGGCGATAGTACCCTAGGCCTAATTGTCATTCTGTTTCTTCTGGGTTTAAGG CAAATTACCAGGATTCCAATTAACACAGACAATAAACGAGGAAAGTTAATCAAGCGGGCTATTTGGTACTTGAGTATTTCACGGAACGCCTTGGCGGTTTTGATTACCTCAGTCGTTGCTTACAATTGGGCAGCTCACCCCCACATCAAACTGCCGTTTGTCTTGTCAGCGCATGTGGAACCAGGCATACCCAGTTTTAATCTACCACCATTCCATTTTACTCATGGGAATACGACATATACCTTCTTCCATATTATCGGAGAACTAGGGTCTGGTATTTTTGTAATACCAGTTGTTGCAGTTCTGGCTAATGTTGCAATTGCTAAAGCATTTG CTACTAGCGGAGTTAATGCCACTCAGGAAATGTTAGCTTTAGGATTGTGTAACTTGATTGGCTCCTTCTTCAAATCATCCCCAACTTGTGGAGCTTTTACTAGGTCAGCTGTTAGTCAAGCTAGTGGTGTACGTACCCCACTAGCAGGAGTCTATTCAG GAACAATGGTGTTACTTGCTCTCAGTTTGCTGACGCCTTACTTCCatttcattccaaagtcaaccTTAGCAGCAGTTTTGATATGTGCAGTCATATTCATG ATCGACCTTCAAATAGTTTGTAAATTATGGCGTGAAAGTAAGAGGGACTTAATTGGGTGGTTCGCATGTATCATACCTTGTTTGGTGCTAGGTGTCGAGATTGGACTACTCTGCGGTGTCATAGTTAACGTTTTCCACCTAGTGCTGCAATGGTCAAGACCAAAAATCGAAGTTCGACTAGAAGAG ACCGAAAATATGCAATATATTTATGTTTTCACCGAAGCGGGCATCTACTTCTCAGGCATAGACTTCTTACGTGAAAAAATTCTCGACGCATGCAACGCAGCTAATTTCAAAATTCCCGTCGTCCTTGATTGTAAGAAAGTTTCAGGGCTTGATTTTACGGCCATTCGCGGTCTTCATATTCTGGCAGAAGATCTACATAAAAAAGATGTCCTGTTGATTTTTACTAATATGGAGGATACCTTACAAAACAATATTGATACCGCAAAACATGTGTCAATCTGCACCAAGGAATTTCCCTTGAAAGAAATTCTCATCCAGGAAAATATACAGAAAGGACGGTATAGTTTCCATTTGGGATACACAAGCGTAGAACCAGAGGTTAAAGTGGAAAGTTGA
- the LOC119652481 gene encoding uncharacterized protein LOC119652481 has protein sequence MLFKVLIIFGVVSAGLTFSLPQNNIADDDFQEVQRYSSRIIDAGSQFLIRGEDLDDILEPREEEGLPEDVIRARRSPQDGRRGSASVTVNNESRRGTDVRADLNARLWEGNNRRSSLDANAYYQRHFGGPMGTGRPDAGVGLNFRHRF, from the coding sequence ATGTTGTTCAAAGTGCTCATTATTTTCGGTGTTGTCTCTGCGGGGCTTACGTTTTCGCTGCCCCAAAACAATATTGCCGATGATGACTTCCAAGAGGTGCAAAGGTATTCATCGAGAATTATTGACGCGGGCAGTCAGTTCTTGATCCGTGGAGAGGACTTAGATGATATTTTAGAGCCGAGAGAGGAAGAAGGTTTACCTGAAGATGTAATTCGAGCCAGACGATCACCGCAAGATGGACGTCGCGGTTCTGCTAGTGTCACAGTAAATAATGAAAGCAGGCGGGGCACTGATGTACGAGCTGATCTCAACGCTAGACTTTGGGAGGGTAACAATAGAAGGTCAAGTTTAGATGCTAATGCCTACTATCAACGCCATTTCGGTGGACCCATGGGCACCGGACGACCAGATGCTGGAGTTGGATTGAACTTTCGACATCGGTTCTAG